From one Anopheles cruzii chromosome 3, idAnoCruzAS_RS32_06, whole genome shotgun sequence genomic stretch:
- the LOC128269651 gene encoding protein SDA1 homolog isoform X1, giving the protein MVRHNNQLPDNLPQLQNLIKRDPDSYRDEFLQQYHHFQSVLDIFRLEPDKENKSLCESIMFLAQVAQCYLEDMATFPQTLVDLLKTHSTTLDPEMRNTFCRALILLRNKNLISPLDLLELFFQLLRCPDKALRTFLENHIITDIKNMNAKNKDMKLNSTLQSFMYTMLRDTNPKAAKMSADIMIELYRKQIWNDAKTVNVLANVGCFSKVTKVMVASLKFFLGRDQEEDSDDDSDREVDLKGIMMATKVNKKTRKRQKQLDAAKKLYVQNKKKKSKPVAFNFSAIHLIHNPQGMAENLFKQLQDGNERFEVKLMHLDVISRLIGIHELFLFSFYPYVARFIKPHQRQVTRILQFAAQASHELVPPEMIEPVIKTLVNNFVTERNSSDVMAIGLNAVREICLRCPLAMTEDLLRDLVMYKNYKEKSVMMASKSLIMLYREQIPTLLAKKYRGRPTEASVEIKPKRYGEVMAIDHIPGTEALLREDAPALEQEKEAASDDSDWVDVDSSEDECDALLREEKSKNKKSITMIKSSKDKAGKDSDSDDASDGEDDDDDDDSDDEGEWEECSEEEEVEDEEEEQNSEPSKVADSKRKKNDAKTKASKSNTTDSEQEATASEKTLNTAEAMQELALTKIFTDADFARIEQERVKKQVTHHSRKRQLETERSEFVKLDAIEMIYKRRKADREERVESMKKGQEGREKFGYRDRRQNPHCSKTNREKMKNKNFGMVRHKARGKVKKSFREKQLALRKHLTQQKKMK; this is encoded by the exons ATGGTGCGCCACAATAATCAACTGCCGGATAACCTGCCCCAGCTGCAGAACCTCATCAAGCGCGATCCAGACTCTTATCGCGATGAGTTTCTCCAGCAATACCACCACTTTCAGAGCGTGTTGGACATCTTTCGTCTCGAGCCAGATAAGGAGAATAAAAGTCTGTGTGAGTCGATCATGTTCCTGGCACAGGTCGCCCAGTGCTACCTGGAGGATATGGCAACATTTCCGCAAACGTTGGTCGATCTGCTGAAAACACACTCCACCACGCTCGATCCGGAGATGCGAAACACGTTCTGCCGGGCGCTGATACTGCTGCGTAATAAGAACCTAATATCACCGCTCGATCTGCTGGAGCTGTTCTTCCAATTACTGCGCTGCCCGGATAAGGCACTGCGAACGTTCCTAGAGAATCACATTATCACCGACATCAAGAATATGAACGCAAAGAACAAGGAtatgaaattgaattccacACTGCAAAGCTTCATGTACACGATGCTGCGCGATACGAACCCGAAGGCAGCTAAAATGTCGGCCGACATTATGATCGAACTGTACCGGAAGCAAATCTGGAACGATGCCAAAACGGTTAACGTCCTGGCGAACGTTGGTTGCTTCTCGAAGGTGACCAAGGTGATGGTGGCTTCGTTAAAGTTCTTCCTCGGAAGGGACCAGGAGGAGGATTCGGACGACGATAGTGACCGGGAAGTCGATCTGAAGGGTATTATGATGGCAACGAAGGTAAACAAAAAGACTCGTAAGCGCCAGAAGCAGTTGGATGCTGCAAAGAAACTGTACGTgcagaacaagaagaagaaaagcaaaccgGTGGCGTTCAATTTTTCCGCGATCCACCTGATACACAACCCGCAGGGGATGGCCGAGAACCTGTTTAAGCAGCTGCAGGATGGCAACGAGCGGTTCGAGGTGAAACTGATGCATTTGGATGTAATTTCGCGTCTGATCGGAATCCACGAGCTATTTCTCTTCAGTTTCTACCCTTACGTTGCGCG CTTCATCAAACCCCATCAGCGCCAGGTGACACGTATCCTGCAGTTTGCCGCCCAAGCTTCACACGAACTCGTACCGCCGGAAATGATCGAACCGGTCATAAAGACGTTGGTGAACAATTTCGTCACCGAGCGTAATTCGAGTGACGTCATGGCGATTGGACTGAATGCGGTGCGTGAGATCTGCCTTCGGTGTCCACTGGCGATGACCGAGGATCTGCTGCGCGATTTGGTGATGTACAAAAACTACAAGGAAAAGTCGGTGATGATGGCCTCGAAGTCGCTGATTATGCTGTACCGTGAACAAATTCCGACGTTACTTGCGAAGAAGTACCGGGGCCGGCCTACGGAAGCGAGCGTGGAAATCAAACCGAAACGGTACGGTGAAGTGATGGCGATCGATCACATTCCCGGCACCGAAGCACTGCTGCGGGAGGACGCTCCTGCCCTAGAGCAGGAAAAGGAAGCAGCCAGCGACGATTCCGACTGGGTGGACGTGGACAGTAGCGAAGATGAGTGTGATGCTCTGCTGAGGGAAGAAAAGAGCAAAAATAAGAAGAGCATCACAATGATCAAATCTTCAAAGGATAAAGCCGGAAAGGATTCTGATTCCGACGACGCAAGTGATGGtgaggatgacgacgacgacgatgatagTGACGATGAGGGAGAATGGGAAGAATGCAGTGAAGAGGAGGAAGTAGAAGACGAAGAGGAAGAGCAGAACTCAGAACCCAGCAAGGTTGCTGATTCAAAACGCAAGAAGAATGATGCCAAAACGAAAGCTTCTAAATCCAACACGACCGATAGTGAACAGGAAGCAACTGCGTCCGAGAAAACGCTGAACACGGCCGAGGCAATGCAGGAGTTGGCATTGACCAAGATATTCACCGATGCCGATTTCGCCCGGATCGAACAGGAGCGGGTTAAGAAGCAAGTTACGCACCACAGCCGCAAGCGCCAGCTGGAAACGGAGCGCAGTGAGTTCGTGAAGTTGGACGCGATAGAGATGATCTACAAGCGACGCAAAGCGGACCGAGAGGAGCGCGTAGAGAGTATGAAGAAGGGCCAAGAGGGACGCGAAAAGTTTGGCTATCGGGATCGGCGGCAGAACCCGCACTGCTCCAAAACGAATCGTGAAAAGATGAAGAATAAAAACTTTGGCATGGTTCGGCACAAGGCCCGGGGCAAAGTGAAGAAATCGTTCCGCGAGAAGCAGCTTGCATTGCGCAAACATCTGACTCAACAGAAAAAGATGAAATAG
- the LOC128269651 gene encoding protein SDA1 homolog isoform X2, producing the protein MVRHNNQLPDNLPQLQNLIKRDPDSYRDEFLQQYHHFQSVLDIFRLEPDKENKSLCESIMFLAQVAQCYLEDMATFPQTLVDLLKTHSTTLDPEMRNTFCRALILLRNKNLISPLDLLELFFQLLRCPDKALRTFLENHIITDIKNMNAKNKDMKLNSTLQSFMYTMLRDTNPKAAKMSADIMIELYRKQIWNDAKTVNVLANVGCFSKVTKVMVASLKFFLGRDQEEDSDDDSDREVDLKGIMMATKVNKKTRKRQKQLDAAKKLYVQNKKKKSKPVAFNFSAIHLIHNPQGMAENLFKQLQDGNERFEVKLMHLDVISRLIGIHELFLFSFYPYVARFIKPHQRQVTRILQFAAQASHELVPPEMIEPVIKTLVNNFVTERNSSDVMAIGLNAVREICLRCPLAMTEDLLRDLVMYKNYKEKSVMMASKSLIMLYREQIPTLLAKKYRGRPTEASVEIKPKRYGEVMAIDHIPGTEALLREDAPALEQEKEAASDDSDWVDVDSSEDESGKDSDSDDASDGEDDDDDDDSDDEGEWEECSEEEEVEDEEEEQNSEPSKVADSKRKKNDKTLNTAEAMQELALTKIFTDADFARIEQERVKKQVTHHSRKRQLETERSEFVKLDAIEMIYKRRKADREERVESMKKGQEGREKFGYRDRRQNPHCSKTNREKMKNKNFGMVRHKARGKVKKSFREKQLALRKHLTQQKKMK; encoded by the exons ATGGTGCGCCACAATAATCAACTGCCGGATAACCTGCCCCAGCTGCAGAACCTCATCAAGCGCGATCCAGACTCTTATCGCGATGAGTTTCTCCAGCAATACCACCACTTTCAGAGCGTGTTGGACATCTTTCGTCTCGAGCCAGATAAGGAGAATAAAAGTCTGTGTGAGTCGATCATGTTCCTGGCACAGGTCGCCCAGTGCTACCTGGAGGATATGGCAACATTTCCGCAAACGTTGGTCGATCTGCTGAAAACACACTCCACCACGCTCGATCCGGAGATGCGAAACACGTTCTGCCGGGCGCTGATACTGCTGCGTAATAAGAACCTAATATCACCGCTCGATCTGCTGGAGCTGTTCTTCCAATTACTGCGCTGCCCGGATAAGGCACTGCGAACGTTCCTAGAGAATCACATTATCACCGACATCAAGAATATGAACGCAAAGAACAAGGAtatgaaattgaattccacACTGCAAAGCTTCATGTACACGATGCTGCGCGATACGAACCCGAAGGCAGCTAAAATGTCGGCCGACATTATGATCGAACTGTACCGGAAGCAAATCTGGAACGATGCCAAAACGGTTAACGTCCTGGCGAACGTTGGTTGCTTCTCGAAGGTGACCAAGGTGATGGTGGCTTCGTTAAAGTTCTTCCTCGGAAGGGACCAGGAGGAGGATTCGGACGACGATAGTGACCGGGAAGTCGATCTGAAGGGTATTATGATGGCAACGAAGGTAAACAAAAAGACTCGTAAGCGCCAGAAGCAGTTGGATGCTGCAAAGAAACTGTACGTgcagaacaagaagaagaaaagcaaaccgGTGGCGTTCAATTTTTCCGCGATCCACCTGATACACAACCCGCAGGGGATGGCCGAGAACCTGTTTAAGCAGCTGCAGGATGGCAACGAGCGGTTCGAGGTGAAACTGATGCATTTGGATGTAATTTCGCGTCTGATCGGAATCCACGAGCTATTTCTCTTCAGTTTCTACCCTTACGTTGCGCG CTTCATCAAACCCCATCAGCGCCAGGTGACACGTATCCTGCAGTTTGCCGCCCAAGCTTCACACGAACTCGTACCGCCGGAAATGATCGAACCGGTCATAAAGACGTTGGTGAACAATTTCGTCACCGAGCGTAATTCGAGTGACGTCATGGCGATTGGACTGAATGCGGTGCGTGAGATCTGCCTTCGGTGTCCACTGGCGATGACCGAGGATCTGCTGCGCGATTTGGTGATGTACAAAAACTACAAGGAAAAGTCGGTGATGATGGCCTCGAAGTCGCTGATTATGCTGTACCGTGAACAAATTCCGACGTTACTTGCGAAGAAGTACCGGGGCCGGCCTACGGAAGCGAGCGTGGAAATCAAACCGAAACGGTACGGTGAAGTGATGGCGATCGATCACATTCCCGGCACCGAAGCACTGCTGCGGGAGGACGCTCCTGCCCTAGAGCAGGAAAAGGAAGCAGCCAGCGACGATTCCGACTGGGTGGACGTGGACAGTAGCGAAGATGAGT CCGGAAAGGATTCTGATTCCGACGACGCAAGTGATGGtgaggatgacgacgacgacgatgatagTGACGATGAGGGAGAATGGGAAGAATGCAGTGAAGAGGAGGAAGTAGAAGACGAAGAGGAAGAGCAGAACTCAGAACCCAGCAAGGTTGCTGATTCAAAACGCAAGAAGAATGAT AAAACGCTGAACACGGCCGAGGCAATGCAGGAGTTGGCATTGACCAAGATATTCACCGATGCCGATTTCGCCCGGATCGAACAGGAGCGGGTTAAGAAGCAAGTTACGCACCACAGCCGCAAGCGCCAGCTGGAAACGGAGCGCAGTGAGTTCGTGAAGTTGGACGCGATAGAGATGATCTACAAGCGACGCAAAGCGGACCGAGAGGAGCGCGTAGAGAGTATGAAGAAGGGCCAAGAGGGACGCGAAAAGTTTGGCTATCGGGATCGGCGGCAGAACCCGCACTGCTCCAAAACGAATCGTGAAAAGATGAAGAATAAAAACTTTGGCATGGTTCGGCACAAGGCCCGGGGCAAAGTGAAGAAATCGTTCCGCGAGAAGCAGCTTGCATTGCGCAAACATCTGACTCAACAGAAAAAGATGAAATAG